A single Lactuca sativa cultivar Salinas chromosome 8, Lsat_Salinas_v11, whole genome shotgun sequence DNA region contains:
- the LOC111917098 gene encoding uncharacterized protein LOC111917098, which produces MNSHAVATRRSLYLAKNDKIRIRVKCKGVVSKPSTGVDGGGSSTRSRAKCKGKDVIANKGTCPWAVQISRANENQDWLVKTVQDEHKCLQTRAVKACTSRYVANLIVQQIQSNPKILVKALHEELCKKLEVRMSLQKVPRAKSMAERIISGDYQVHYGFLRDYVLELLNTNPGTTVQIDVYPETSLSITTRNFRRIYVCLGTLKLGFKYGLRDFLGLDGTFMKGPYPRQVLTVVALDSNNGIYLVAYAVVETESTSSWTWFLELLGEDLDLGPNSNFTFISDRQKMCIT; this is translated from the coding sequence ATGAACTCACATGCTGTAGCAACAAGGAGGTCTTTATACCtagccaaaaatgacaaaatccggATTAGGGTGAAATGTAAAGGTGTTGTAAGTAAGCCTTCAACAGGAGTTGATGGTGGTGGGTCCTCAACTAGAAGTAGGGCAAAGTGCAAGGGTAAAGATGTAATTGCCAATAAAGGTACATGTCCATGGGCAGTCCAAATATCGAGGGCTAATGAAAATCAGGATTGGTTGGTGAAAACAGTACAGGATGAGCATAAATGTTTGCAAACAAGGGCGGTTAAAGCTTGCACTTCCAGATACGTAGCAAACTTAATTGTTCAACAAATACAGAGTAACCCTAAAATTCTAGTGAAAGCATTACACGAAGAGTTGTGCAAGAAACTGGAGGTACGAATGTCATTGCAAAAGGTTCCTAGGGCAAAGTCAATGGCTGAGCGTATAATTAGTGGGGACTACCAAGTACATTATGgatttttgagggattatgtgttGGAGCTACTCAACACTAATCCTGGTACAACAGTTCAGATTGATGTGTATCCAGAAACATCCCTGTCTATTACCACAAGAAATTTTAGAAGAATATATGTCTGTTTAGGTACATTGAAGTTAGGATTCAAATATGGGTTAAGAGATTTTCTAGGTCTGGATGGTACTTTCATGAAGGGCCCTTACCCTAGGCAAGTGTTAACTGTTGTAGCGTTGGACTCAAACAATGGCATATACCTTGTAGCATATGCTGTGGTAGAGACAGAATCAACAAGTAGTTGGACCTGGTTCTTGGAACTGTTAGGAGAAGATCTGGATCTGGGACCAAATTCAAACTTTACCTTCATTTCAGATAGACAAAAGATGTGTATCACCTAA
- the LOC111917099 gene encoding uncharacterized protein LOC111917099, with product MEKVFPSAKHRFCLRHIQENMKKQWKGKDLNDQLWECGRATTVNHFNRAMDELKKINEEAHAWVSKIPENTWAKSHFSGRAHTDCLLNNHCEVFNSKLDEGRDKPIITFLEYIREYLMKRLCVVQKEIDKCEGLLTPTATTLFEKIKTDASKYVAKYNGAGKYQVASTWQDQYVVNLNDQSCSCRFWEITGFPCRHVVCAIWDKIENGENAPHVDEWVHPCYRLSTLKAMYFNKIDPLNGRTMWPKSDCPFTLLPPKHKT from the exons ATGGAGAAGGTATTCCCTAGTGCAAAACATAGGTTCTGTTTAAGGCATATCCAGGAAAACATGAAGAAACAATGGAAAGGAAAAGACTTAAATGACCAGCTTTGGGAGTGTGGTAGAGCAACAACAGTCAATCATTTTAACAGAGCAATGGATGAGTTGAAGAAGATCAATGAAGAGGCTCATGCTTGGGTGTCTAAGATCCCAGAAAACACTTGGGCTAAATCTCACTTTAGTG GAAGGGCACATACTGATTGTTTGTTGAATAACCATTGTGAGGTATTCAATTCTAAGCTAGATGAAGGTAGGGATAAACCTATTATCACTTTCTTAGAGTATATTAGAGAGTATCTCATGAAGAGGTTATGTGTGGTGCAAAAGGAAATAGATAAGTGTGAAGGACTTCTAACCCCTACTGCAACTACACTGTTTGAAAAGATTAAGACTGATGCATCAAAGTATGTAGCTAAATACAATGGGGCAGGAAAGTACCAAGTGGCAAGCACATGGCAAGACCAATATGTGGTAAACTTGAATGATCAAAGTTGCAGTTGTAGGTTTTGGGAGATTACAGGTTTCCCATGTAGACATGTTGTTTGTGCTATATGGGATAAAATTGAAAATGGTGAAAATGCCCCACATGTTGATGAATGGGTCCATCCTTGCTATAGGTTATCAACATTGAAAGCCATGTATTTCAACAAAATTGATCCATTGAATGGACGTACAATGTGGCCTAAAAGTGACTGCCCATTCACTTTACTTCCACCAAAACATAAGACATAG